Part of the Serinus canaria isolate serCan28SL12 chromosome 1, serCan2020, whole genome shotgun sequence genome is shown below.
aatgaTTATTGCTACTTTATGTGGCAGGTTTTCAAGTGATCTGGCAGTGATTAGTGTTAGTGTTACAAAATGTGAATTGAAATGCTCTTTGAGGGAGATGCATTGGCATTTGTAATGCTGTTCATAGGTGTAAGGAgtacagagctgctctggaagtCGATTAACTTTAGTGAGTTCTTATCCCTGCCATGAGGAAGATGTGCTGGATGGAATCTCTACTGGCTTTTACtcaaaaaagccaaaagcatTGGCATTTTAGGGAATTTCCTGGTAGTCTTTGCACAGCATTGTAGTCATTATCTTCAGAGAAGGTGGTCTGTGATCTATTACAGATTTTCCTCAGAGCATTTActtccagttttattttaccATTTGATGTCTGAAATTCTGACTATTATGCCTGTCATTCACTTCGAAATGACTTGTATAGCCTGGTCCTGTGTTCTGTGCTGATCCACAGATAAAGTCAGAGTAGGAATGCCAGACTGAAGGGCCTGGAATTGGTGAAGCAGGATGTGCACACCTGTCTTTGGTGTAGAAGTTGCTGTGCTACCTTAAAATTATGGCAAGGTACCAGCTTCAGAAATTAGTTATTCACCTGCTGTAATGAGCTAGGTGAATGAGGTTGCTTTCTAGGCTATTTGGAGTATAAAATTTTGACTCTTTGAGCTTCTGAGGCTTGGTAGAAAATGTGAAATAGTGTCAGTTGAGTTTTTCACTGTTAAGAAACTACATCTGCATCCCTGAAGATGGCTCTGTCAGTACCACTGCTGTTAGATCCCTTGACAGGATGACATATCCAAATAGTTAAAAGTTACTCAtaataaaatctgtatttagCTATCTTTTAAACAAGCCAAAATAACCTTTTTGAAATTAATGTCTTTAAAAGCCTAATACTGCTTCTTGAAGCACTTTAAAGGTCTTGAAGCACAATCCATGATCTTATGTGCTAAAACTTACTGGATTATTAGTGCTGTGTATTTCAGTTATCCAGACAAAAGAGTTACAGTTAGCACAGTAGTTTTTAAAGTTCCCTTGTGACCAGTATATTTCTGGATTCTGGGTACTAgaattcttaattaaaaaacagGCAAGGTGAATGGCACTCTTTAGAGAACAATAAAAAAGTAGGGTAATTCTGGTACCAAAACCTTTTCAGTTAGGGACTGTTCTAGGCCCAGTCTTTCTTTGGAATGAATTTGTTCTGTGGTTGCTGTTACTGTCTCATGAATAGGTCTGGACTGTTTTTGTCATGGCAAATCATGCTCACAAGAGTGGCATTTTTTGTTTATCTGTTCTGTTATTTAACTTATTCTCTGCTGGAATCCCATAGCTGAGATCAAATATGTTACACAAAGTTGGGGAGGTTGGACCTCTGAAAGGGAATTTATAATTTCTTAGTCCAGTACCAGAGCAATGTTTAAAGTTTAACATTTCTGCTACCTCACAGCCCTGGTAGCAGAATAAAAGTGAGGTTTTTTTACTCTGGTATTGGCAAGCTGAGGTACTTTGTATTCTTTTGAGTTAACATATGTAAGTAGGCACCTACTGTAGacaaaagtaaaaatgctttggaaaaataCAGTGTGGCTAATTTGTTGTGAAGAGATCCATATACCTTCTCTGAGTGTGGTGCTGTTAGTTATAGTCTGTGCAGGTCACATTGCTTTGTGTACTTGCAGTATAAAACATTCTAATCTCTGTTTATATTTCTGATACTATTTATTGATCTGAGAGGCCTTGTTAATCTCCAAAAATTTAACATGTAGTCAAGGATTTGTGTTGGAGAGACGATGTAGATGAGGCTTGGCAAGACTTAGCATCCTAAAGTTTCTTCTGATACCGATCTTTCCAGGGTAGGCAACTGAAATACTTGTACTAAGGCAAGAGcgtgtttttttttaaaatcccatcGTGCTTGTACAGGCAGGGAGAAATTTTAGTTCTAATGGGTGGTGAGAAATGCTCCAGTCCCTTGTTGAACAAGTCTCAGCATTCATGCATCTTCTGTTCATGAAGGAATTGAGTCCTATAGACTTTTCAGTGAAGACTTCCTGGACAGAgtgttttttcttgtaaaagCCTGGGCTGCGCAGTGTTTGGCTGAACTGCCTTTCTGTGCTAGGTTTCGATAGCGGTGGCTGGAGCTCCAGACGAGACAAGGATGCCTACAGCAGCTTCGGTGCGCGCTCCGACCGCGACTCCAAATCCAGCTTCTTCGACCGCGGGACCGGCTCCAGAGGAGGGAGGTGAGTACCTCTTTGTCTGCGTGGTGCACACGAAGTCTGCCTCAGCTCTAGCACTGCACTTGTCATCTTGATGTCAAAATTAGGGTTCCAGGTGTGAGCAGTGTGAGGTAGGAGGAGcttgggaggggaggagagagggagaggaccTTGCCTTTAAAGCTTCGTGACTTCAAGGATGGGCAACTTGCATGTTGAAAGATGTGCCCTGTAGTCTGCCACCAGCCACTCACTGCAGCTGTAGTGCCTGGCTGATTTCAGCATTCACCAAAGAAGTGCTAGGTGGGTGGCTACTTCCAGGAGAACCATGAAGAGCTGTTGGGAGCACACACAATACATCACTatggattttttatttcactattttttttcttgtttaaaaagtGTAGTTAATAAAACTGGGTGAGACTCTTGCAGGTTCTCTGCCTTACTTGAGCAGTCTTACACACATCATGCGTTGTATGCACGAGTGTGGTGAGAGTGACCTTTACCGACTACTTAGTAAAGCTGACCTAGTCCTGTATCCAGACTTTTCTCAAACATGATTTACCAGGCCAAAAACTAAACAGTTGAGGTAAGGACTTCTTCCACCTTCTTTCCAAGTCAGTAATACAGGTGAGCTCCCTCTTTATGAAATAATTATATGACATAATGGAGGTATTTGGTCACATGTGTGGTGGGGgaataaaggaagaaattgtACGCCTGGAGGGTTTTGTCTGGACATGGGAAGCCTGCGTAGAATGAGGCAGAGGAAAGGGTGGGGGGAATACAAAATAGTGCTGCTTAGGAGGTTTAAACAGAGCTCCCTACAAAGACTGCGCAACTTGGGTTGCAGCTCCACTGGCAGATGGCTGTTTACATTTGTTATGCTTAATCAAAAAAACTTGTGCTATAAAGTTCAATGTGTTAAGCTAAACTGAGCTCTGAAATCATGACAAACTCTGtctgacacaaaaaaaatatgacCTGGTCTGATGGTTAGGACTAATTTCTGTGCTTAGGTCAAGAAGCAAGTGTGGATAACCTAATGATTTTGAATTGTTCCACAGTTGTGTGTGTAATACACAGAGCATACAGTGCTGCATTGTTATGGCTTTGTGCATGTCAGTATCCCCTGTTGCTGGGAAGGGTGGTCTGATTCTCGTGCTGTATTTAGATATGAGGAGCGTGGCAGAGGCGGGGACTATGACCGGAGTGGCTTCGGCAGATTTGACCGTGGCGGCGGGAACAGCCGCTGGTGTGACAAATCAGATGAGGATGACTGGTCTAAGCCTCTCCCGCCGAGTGAACGCCTAGAACAGTAAGTCATGGAATAGGACTGATTCATGGGGGAGGGCCACTTGATAATTCCAGCaagtaaaaatactttcttcatCTGTTTTTAGGGAACTGTTTTCAGGAAGCAATACTGGCATTAACTTTGAGAAATATGATGATATTCCTGTTGAAGCAACAGGCAGCAACTGTCCTCCACATATTGAAAGTgtaagttggtttttttttgagtctgttttgctAATATATATAATAGTGACTATTTTGCCTGGGTAGCTTTGATGTCTTGATGCCTAGAGTTTAGGGATGAAAGGAAACGTTgtcttcccttcctgcagctaAGCTGTTTTGCAGAAGAGGGTTGCATATGATGAACTAAGACAGGGAAGAAATTGTGTAAGCTTTTTCAATTAGCACTCATAGCTTACTTTTTAACTGTAACTTGTCCTTAAACTGTGAACCTGTGAAGAAGTGGAAATGCTTTGGAGGTGCTgactgggaagcagctgctaAGGCATGGGCAGTGTTAGGCTAAACACGGTGTGTGTGCTAGTGCAGTCTGCACTTCAGGCTTGGCTGGCTTTTTAAGAATTGCTTAGAAAACTGGACTTAGTTCTGTGTTACTCTGTAACTTTATAGGCAATTTCTATATGAAGGGCAGAAACAAGAGGTACCTTGAAAATGACTTGTTAAACTGAACATTGTGTTACATGGTGGTTGAAGAGAAGGATTCTGATCTTAACCCTTTTAAATATCTTACAGTTCAGTGATGTTGACATGGGAGAAATTATCATGGGAAACATTGAACTCACACGCTACACCCGTCCTACTCCAGTCCAGAAACATGCAATACCtattattaaagaaaagagagaCTTAATGGCCTGTGCTCAGACAGGTAAGTCAGTAACTCTTTGTTGCTTAGTCACAGTAGAAGTGGGGTCTTGTATTACTGCAGGTAAGAGGTGGAACCTCCTGTGCAGTGTAGCAATACTTGTGTTGGAAGCTAATTTTAGTTTTAGTCTTGCATCTGCTTTAGATGTGACTTGACtagattttctgtgtttgtccCGAGACATGTTCATGTCTTAAACCACATTTTCTTCAGGGTTTTGGGTTGCTGAGGGTGCTACAGTGCCACAAATAGCAGCCATAGCCTGACACAGGTGTTACTGGGAATGTGCTACTGATAGTGTTAGTGCTGTAGTAGATAATAACTCCTAATCAATACTGACTTGTGTTCTACTAGGGTCTGGGAAAACAGCTGCATTTCTTCTACCAATACTGAGCCAGATATATGCAGATGGCCCTGGTGATGCCTTGAGAGCAATGAAGGCAAGTATTCAAATACCCTCTCCTGGGAAAGTAGTGACCAATGCCgtagatttggggttttttcacatGAGCTGATGTGTGCTACTGAACATGATAGGTGGTCTTATATGTTGTCGAAATTTGGTACGATAGCCAAGCATCTCAACTTCTAGAAGACTTCAGGTGTTTCCCTTACATCCAGGCTGTGGATTACTTTTCTTCCTGCCTGAGGAGTTGACTGCATAACTGTCCAATTTATAAAAAATGAATGGTTTTGTTGCATAAATTTAAAAGACACTTATCTTGCTACCAAAAGCTACTTGGTCGCACATCTGTGTCATAGTAATTTCAGAATAGGGAGTAACTGGTTCTGTGGCTGTTACTTCTCTGCTGAAGTTGTTGTAGAGACCAAGATTGTGTGCAGCTGTTGCCATAGTAACCCACAGCTGAACCTTGGGCTCTGTAATAGAGCTTTTTTCAGGGGCAGTGCTCAAATTGGCTCTCAGCCTTGCTTTGTCTTTCTTAAACTTGGTGATGTTTCTTAAGTATGGCCTGTAgtagcttttttctttccctttgtgtTTTGGATGCTCATGccaaggttgtttttttttcttcaggagaaTGGGAGGTATGGGCGCCGTAAGCAATATCCAATCTCACTGGTCTTGGCTCCCACTAGAGAATTGGCTGTGCAGATCTATGAGGAAGCCAGAAAGGTAGATCTAACAGTTTATTATTATAACATAGCTCAAGCAGAATTTTTCTTGGTGCTAACTTACTTTGCTTTACAGTTTGCATACCGCTCCAGAGTTCGCCCCTGCGTTGTATATGGTGGTGCAGACATTGGCCAGCAGATCCGTGACTTAGAACGTGGATGTCACTTGCTTGTAGCAACTCCAGGACGACTGGTTGATATGATGGAGAGAGGAAAGATTGGACTGGATTTCTGCAAGTAAGTATTGCTTGTCCATGTGCAAATGACATCTAAATCAAGATACAGTTAAGAACCACAGATAGTAGCTTTTGGACTGTCTAAACATCTAGTTAAAAATTTGTAACCCAGTGCAGACACCAGAGCACAGCttacagaaaaatgttctgaagatgtttttttaatgctgtttagGTACCTAGTCCTTGATGAAGCTGACAGAATGCTTGATATGGGGTTTGAACCTCAAATTCGTCGAATTGTTGAACAAGATACTATGCCACCAAAGGGGGTTCGTCACACCATGATGTTCAGTGCAACTTTCCCCAAGGAAATCCAGGTACTTAATGAGAGTTCAAATACTTAAAAAGCTCTTAAGGCCAAAGAAATTTTACCtttggaaggagggaaaagtatgatttgattttgatttttctttttccttcccacttctTAGATGCTTGCTCGTGACTTCCTTGATGAATACATCTTTCTGGCTGTTGGCAGAGTAGGTTCTACATCTGAGAACATCACACAGAAAGTAGTATGGGTGGAAGAGCCAGACAAACGATCGTTTCTGCTTGACTTGCTAAATGCCACAGGTAAAGAACAGCTGCAGATTAGCAAATGAGGCAAAATTTAGAATAGGCAAATCTAATGACTCCAAGCAAGAAAAATTTCTATTGATTAGGTGAATGAAAGGGTATTTTGTTGACATGCAGTGAGTGTATTGCACTGGTTAAATGCCAGTATCAAGTTAATGTAAGCATGTCTCTTAataaaaaaaggggagggaggTCCCCAGTGATGTTACTTAAGAATAAATGGGCAGAGAATTAAAGCTGCCTATTACCAGCTTATGGAGCCTGTATTTGTCTgtgcagcttttcttctgctaaCCTGgactttaatttttattaggTAAAGATTCCTTGACTCTGGTGTTCGTGGAAACTAAAAAGGGGGCAGATGCTTTAGAGGACTTCCTGTACCACGAAGGCTATGCCTGTACAAGTATCCACGGAGATCgctcccagagggacagagaggaagCACTGCACCAGTTCCGCTCTGGCAAGAGCCCCATTCTTGTTGCCACAGCAGTAAGTGAAATCTGTAAAACTCAAGCATGTGAGCCTGTTTCTTGGCCTGTGGAGTCTTACTGAGATTTGATTGAATCATTTAACCACTAGGTAGCAGCAAGAGGACTGGATATCTCAAATGTAAAGCATGTCATAAATTTCGACTTGCCAAGTGACATTGAGGAGTACGTACATCGTATTGGCCGTACAGGCCGTGTAGGAAACCTTGGTAAGTATCACCTGGGGCTTTCACAGACAGCACTTCATACCTAAGCTGACAAATGCAGTCCTATAGGCTGAGTAATAAATTTCAAATATGTACTTAAGAGAAGCTTGTGAGCTGCCTTCTCTGACCAAAAACTGGTCACTGCTGTGTAGCCACTGTGGAAAGCTTACCAGTTCCTTTGGGTAATGTTCTTAGTGCCATCAAAAGGCTCTCTTACTACATGTaaacctggtgtctgctgtgtcTGTCAGTAAACATGATCTTGTGATGAGCTGTGATGGATTAATGGTCTCAAACAGCTTTCTCTTTACGTAATGCTAGTGTTTTCAGGCTTGGCTCTG
Proteins encoded:
- the DDX3X gene encoding ATP-dependent RNA helicase DDX3X translates to MSHVAVENALSLDQQFSGLDLNSSDSQSEGSSTSKGRYIPPHLRNREASKQGFDSGGWSSRRDKDAYSSFGARSDRDSKSSFFDRGTGSRGGRYEERGRGGDYDRSGFGRFDRGGGNSRWCDKSDEDDWSKPLPPSERLEQELFSGSNTGINFEKYDDIPVEATGSNCPPHIESFSDVDMGEIIMGNIELTRYTRPTPVQKHAIPIIKEKRDLMACAQTGSGKTAAFLLPILSQIYADGPGDALRAMKENGRYGRRKQYPISLVLAPTRELAVQIYEEARKFAYRSRVRPCVVYGGADIGQQIRDLERGCHLLVATPGRLVDMMERGKIGLDFCKYLVLDEADRMLDMGFEPQIRRIVEQDTMPPKGVRHTMMFSATFPKEIQMLARDFLDEYIFLAVGRVGSTSENITQKVVWVEEPDKRSFLLDLLNATGKDSLTLVFVETKKGADALEDFLYHEGYACTSIHGDRSQRDREEALHQFRSGKSPILVATAVAARGLDISNVKHVINFDLPSDIEEYVHRIGRTGRVGNLGLATSFFNERNINITKDLLDLLVEAKQEVPSWLENMAYEQHHKGGGSRGRSKSSRFSGGFGARDYRTSSGFGSSSSSSSRSTSSRSGGSGSRGFGGGGYGGFYNSDGYGGNYNSQGVDWWGN